Proteins found in one Oryza glaberrima chromosome 4, OglaRS2, whole genome shotgun sequence genomic segment:
- the LOC127771875 gene encoding BTB/POZ and MATH domain-containing protein 2-like yields MPTSTGSRKPVRSASTIIAGTESGQHLLKIDGYSHTKDKLPTVGSTIESRSFRVGGHSWHISYYPSGNDSDKANCISIFLNLDDDVDVKAQFKFSLLDRAGRPSYLKSIDNPHIFKSSGWGFRCFIQRDVLEKSEYLRDDCLTIVCDLTVFMELQTEDIDVNTAMPPPLPPMVVVPPPDLHRHLGGLLATGEGADVTFEVSGKTFAAHRLLLAARSPVFRAELFGPRKEGATTSGAVDDTIRIDDMEAQDFEALLRYMYTDSLLETKAVAMLPDLVVAANKYKIERLRLVCEHKLCEYMNGRTVVAMLAFAREHRCDGLKEKCLRFLDDPVKVREIVKAEGLDNLSKSYTSILTDLIAKLAAVPASQT; encoded by the coding sequence ATGCCAACCTCCACTGGCAGCCGCAAACCGGTGCGGTCTGCCTCCACCATCATAGCCGGCACAGAGAGCGGCCAGCACCTTCTCAAGATCGATGGCTACTCCCACACCAAGGACAAGCTCCCGACCGTCGGCAGTACCATCGAGTCACGATCTTTCCGCGTCGGAGGCCACAGCTGGCACATCAGCTACTATCCCAGCGGCAACGACTCGGACAAAGCTAACTGCATCTCCATCTTCCTCAACCTCGACGACGATGTAGACGTGAAAGCTCAGTTCAAGTTTAGCTTACTCGACCGTGCCGGGAGGCCATCATACTTGAAGAGTATTGACAACCCGCACATCTTCAAAAGCAGCGGGTGGGGGTTTAGATGTTTCATCCAGAGGGATGTGCTGGAGAAATCGGAGTATCTCCGGGACGACTGCCTCACGATCGTGTGCGACCTCACCGTCTTCATGGAGTTGCAGACGGAGGACATCGACGTAAACACCGCaatgccaccgccgctgccgcctatgGTGGTGGTCCCACCGCCGGACCTGCACCGGCACCTCGGAGGCCTCCTCGCCACCGGGGAGGGCGCCGACGTGACGTTTGAGGTCAGCGGAAAGACGTTCGCGGCACACAGGTTGTTGCTCGCGGCCCGGTCTCCGGTGTTCCGTGCAGAGCTCTTCGGGCCAAGAAAGGAGGGTGCCACAACCAGCGGCGCAGTGGATGACACCATACGCATCGACGACATGGAGGCGCAGGACTTCGAGGCTCTGCTCCGCTACATGTACACCGACTCGCTGCTGGAGACAAAGGCGGTGGCGATGCTTCCGGACCTGGTCGTGGCGGCGAACAAGTACAAGATCGAGAGGCTGAGGCTGGTGTGCGAGCACAAACTGTGCGAGTACATGAACGGGAGAACTGTTGTTGCCATGCTTGCATTCGCCCGGGAGCACCGTTGCGATGGCCTTAAGGAGAAGTGCTTGCGTTTCCTCGACGATCCAGTGAAAGTGAGAGAGATCGTGAAGGCGGAGGGACTCGATAATCTGAGCAAAAGTTACACTTCTATTTTGACGGATCTAATTGCCAAGCTTGCTGCAGTACCAGCATCGCAAACTTAG
- the LOC127771842 gene encoding BTB/POZ and MATH domain-containing protein 1-like, which produces MSTTGGSRMPPLRSASAVVAGTESGQHLLKTEGYSRVKDAIPNGGEIKSRSFRVGGHNWYISYYPSGYNSDSTDYISIFLQLDENVEKGVKADYKFSLLDRAGKPSYSRSGKGATFFRDDGWGLRRFIKRDQLEKSEYLKDDCFTIMCEFTVFMEVQTEDIDVVAATPPPPPTPVPPPPPKVVVPPSDLHRHLGGLLTTGEGADVTFEVNGKTFMAHRWVLAARSPVFHEKLFGGLGKESAATNGVVDVVCIDDMEAQDFEALLRYMYTDSLPEMKGGEEAAMLPDLVAAANRYKIERLRLVCEQKLCKYVNGRTVVAMLAFAEEHHCNGLKENCLHFLDDTVKLREIVKAEGLENLSKSYPSILKDLIAKLAAVLNVAS; this is translated from the coding sequence ATGtccaccaccggcggcagccGTATGCCACCTCTGCggtccgcctccgccgtcgtaGCCGGCACAGAGAGCGGGCAGCACCTGCTCAAGACGGAGGGCTACTCCCGCGTCAAGGACGCGATCCCAAACGGCGGTGAAATCAAGTCTCGATCTTTTCGCGTCGGAGGCCACAACTGGTACATCAGCTACTACCCTAGTGGCTATAACTCGGACAGCACCGACTACATCTCCATTTTCCTCCAGCTCGACGAAAATGTCGAGAAAGGTGTCAAAGCGGATTACAAGTTCAGCTTACTCGACCGTGCTGGGAAGCCATCTTACTCTCGGAGTGGCAAGGGCGCAACCTTCTTCCGTGATGATGGATGGGGGCTCAGGCGTTTCATCAAGAGGGATCAACTAGAAAAATCGGAGTATCTCAAGGATGATTGCTTCACGATCATGTGCGAATTCACGGTCTTCATGGAGGTGCAGACAGAGGACATCGATGTCGTCGCCGcaaccccaccaccaccaccaacgccggtgcctccgccgccacctaaAGTGGTGGTACCACCGTCGGACCTGCACCGGCACCTCGGAGGCCTCCTCACCACTGGGGAGGGCGCCGACGTGACATTTGAGGTCAATGGAAAGACGTTCATGGCACACAGGTGGGTGCTAGCGGCTCGGTCACCGGTGTTCCATGAGAAGCTCTTTGGTGGCCTAGGGAAGGAGAGCGCCGCAACCAAtggcgtcgtcgacgtcgtATGCATCGATGACATGGAGGCGCAAGATTTTGAGGCTTTGCTCCGCTACATGTACACCGACTCGCTGCCGGAGatgaaaggaggagaggaagcggcGATGCTACCGGACCTGGTCGCGGCGGCGAACAGGTATAAGATAGAGAGGTTAAGGCTGGTATGCGAACAAAAGCTATGCAAGTACGTGAATGGGAGAACTGTTGTTGCCATGCTTGCATTCGCCGAGGAGCACCATTGCAATGGCCTCAAGGAGAATTGCTTGCATTTCCTCGATGATACAGTAAAATTGAGGGAAATCGTGAAGGCAGAAGGACTAGAGAATCTGAGCAAAAGTTACCCTTCTATTTTAAAGGACCTAATTGCCAAGCTCGCTGCTGTACTAAACGTAGCTAGCTGA
- the LOC127769341 gene encoding BTB/POZ and MATH domain-containing protein 2-like, protein MPMATTPTVAGGKLLRSASAIVASKESGQHVLEISGYSSIKDAVSTSNCVQSRPFRVGGHGWYIRYYPNGFNSNVSDCISIYLVLDGHDYYYGGPIVRAELTLSLLDQEREPVTSYIYSHGLQIFDGYGRYRGSPRFIQKAVLERSEYLRDSRFTIRCDITVMKNPEAKDVEERVTLPPSDLARHLGGLLATGVGADVTFEVDGKTFLAHRSVLAARSPVFHQELFSLTEKGNAATGGAGVIIRVDDMEAQDFEALLHFMYTDSLPEMKGGDAAAMLPDLVATANRYKMERLRLVCEDKLREYVTVRTVAAMLAFAGEHHCPELKKKCLQLLEDPANLRKIVETEGLEHLTKSYPFVLKDLIAMFATKP, encoded by the coding sequence ATGCCAATGGCCACCACGCCCACCGTCGCCGGTGGCAAACTGCTGCGGTCCGCCTCTGCCATTGTAGCCAGCAAGGAGAGCGGCCAGCATGTGCTCGAGATCAGCGGCTACTCCAGCATCAAGGACGCCGTCTCCACCAGCAACTGCGTCCAGTCTCGGCCTTTCCGCGTTGGCGGCCATGGTTGGTACATCCGCTACTACCCCAACGGCTTCAACTCGAACGTTTCCGATTGCATATCTATCTACCTCGTCTTGGACGGCCACGACTACTATTACGGTGGCCCAATCGTGAGAGCAGAGCTCACGTTGAGCTTACTCGACCAAGAACGGGAGCCAGTGACATCCTACATCTACAGCCATGGGTTGCAAATTTTCGATGGTTACGGCCGCTATCGGGGATCTCCGCGTTTCATCCAGAAGGCCGTACTGGAGAGATCGGAGTACCTCCGGGACAGCCGCTTCACGATCAGGTGTGACATCACGGTCATGAAGAATCCCGAGGCAAAGGACGTCGAGGAGCGGGTAACCCTGCCACCGTCGGACCTGGCCCGGCAcctcggcggcctcctcgccaccgGAGTGGGCGCCGACGTGACGTTTGAGGTCGACGGCAAGACGTTCTTGGCGCATCGGAGTGTGCTCGCGGCCCGATCCCCGGTGTTCCACCAAGAGCTTTTCTCCCTAACGGAGAAGGGGAATGCCGCGACTGGCGGTGCCGGTGTCATCATACGCGTCGACGACATGGAGGCGCAGGACTTCGAGGCTCTGCTCCACTTCATGTACACCGACTCGTTGCCGGAGATGAAAGGTGGAGACGCAGCGGCGATGCTCCCGGACCTGGTCGCGACGGCGAACAGGTATAAGATGGAGAGGCTAAGGTTGGTCTGTGAAGATAAGCTACGTGAGTATGTAACTGTGAGAACCGTGGCAGCCATGTTGGCATTTGCTGGGGAACACCATTGCCCCGAGCTTAAGAAGAAGTGCTTGCAGCTCCTCGAAGATCCAGCAAATTTGAGGAAGATCGTGGAGACTGAAGGTCTTGAGCATCTGACCAAAAGCTACCCCTTTGTTTTGAAGGATTTAATTGCCATGTTTGCTACAAAACCGTAG